From a single Georhizobium profundi genomic region:
- a CDS encoding hydantoinase B/oxoprolinase family protein, producing MIDPVLLAILKGRLEQIADEMDATLFRSAFNPIIAEAHDASHGIYDAVTGDTLVQGKSGLPIFVGVMAFAVKAVIEKAAKSGGPKDGDVWIFNDPYAGGTHLSDFRLVRPLFRDGKVFCYLASVGHWHDVGGNVPGNYNPVATESFQEGMLIPPVKLYDRGELRQDVIDILSSNSRLPNSLFGDLNGQINALALGVKRMEELLADYGDGTVEAALGELKARAAQLMRAEIKALPQGTVSAEDFLDNDGIVDEPLRIALDLKIEGERMVMDFSRSSPACAGPVNISRATTIAACYVALKHIFGDVPANAGVLEPVEFVIPEDSLLSVRAPKPVGGYTETILRLIDVVFQAIATIAPERSNGCAYGTINALSLAGYRGPDKKRWVMFSFFGGGHGGHPEGDGLNHGNAPISTATIPPLEILEAAYPIMFTQWGLRQDSGGAGKSRGGLGAVYELELLEEEADVFLFGERGRFAPKGVVGGGDAALNRFSYEQTDGEKTPPMASKMVGIKLKRGQKVRLETPGGGGYGDPAERDRAAIERDVALGFVSEEAAERDYGFQSNKKDAA from the coding sequence GATGCGACGCTGTTCCGCTCTGCGTTCAACCCCATCATCGCCGAGGCCCACGATGCTTCGCACGGCATCTATGATGCGGTCACCGGAGACACTCTGGTCCAGGGTAAGTCCGGGCTGCCGATCTTCGTCGGTGTCATGGCCTTTGCGGTCAAGGCGGTCATCGAGAAGGCAGCAAAATCCGGTGGCCCGAAGGACGGCGACGTCTGGATCTTCAACGACCCCTATGCCGGCGGCACGCATTTGTCCGATTTCAGGTTGGTGCGTCCCTTGTTCCGCGATGGCAAGGTATTCTGCTACCTCGCCTCGGTCGGCCATTGGCACGATGTCGGCGGAAACGTGCCCGGCAACTACAATCCGGTCGCGACGGAAAGCTTCCAGGAGGGGATGCTCATCCCGCCGGTCAAGCTCTACGACAGGGGCGAACTGCGCCAGGACGTCATCGATATCCTGTCGTCGAATTCACGCCTGCCCAACTCGCTCTTCGGCGATCTCAACGGCCAGATCAACGCGCTCGCGCTCGGCGTCAAGCGCATGGAGGAGCTTCTTGCCGACTATGGCGACGGCACAGTCGAGGCGGCGCTCGGCGAACTGAAGGCGCGCGCGGCCCAACTCATGCGGGCAGAGATCAAGGCACTTCCGCAGGGCACCGTCTCGGCTGAGGATTTTCTCGATAATGACGGCATTGTCGACGAACCACTGCGCATCGCGCTCGATCTCAAGATCGAAGGCGAGCGCATGGTGATGGATTTCTCCCGCTCGTCTCCAGCCTGCGCCGGCCCCGTCAACATCTCGCGCGCCACCACCATTGCCGCCTGCTATGTGGCGCTCAAGCACATCTTCGGCGACGTGCCCGCCAATGCGGGCGTGCTCGAGCCGGTCGAGTTCGTGATCCCCGAAGACAGCCTGCTTTCGGTGCGCGCGCCGAAGCCGGTTGGCGGTTATACCGAAACGATCCTGCGCCTGATCGACGTGGTCTTCCAGGCAATTGCGACGATTGCGCCTGAGCGGTCCAATGGCTGCGCCTATGGCACGATCAACGCATTGTCGCTCGCCGGCTATCGCGGTCCCGACAAGAAGCGCTGGGTCATGTTCTCCTTCTTCGGCGGCGGCCATGGTGGTCACCCGGAAGGTGATGGGTTGAACCACGGCAACGCGCCGATTTCGACAGCGACGATCCCGCCGCTCGAGATCCTCGAAGCGGCCTATCCGATCATGTTCACGCAATGGGGGCTGCGCCAAGATTCCGGCGGAGCCGGCAAGAGCCGCGGCGGACTGGGCGCCGTTTACGAGCTGGAGCTGCTGGAGGAAGAGGCTGACGTTTTCCTCTTCGGTGAGCGCGGTCGCTTTGCGCCGAAAGGCGTCGTCGGCGGCGGCGATGCGGCGCTCAATCGCTTCAGCTACGAGCAGACCGATGGCGAGAAGACCCCGCCCATGGCGTCCAAGATGGTCGGCATCAAGCTGAAGCGCGGCCAGAAGGTCAGGCTCGAGACGCCGGGCGGCGGCGGTTACGGCGATCCGGCGGAGCGCGATCGGGCAGCCATCGAACGTGACGTGGCACTCGGTTTCGTCAGCGAGGAAGCGGCCGAACGCGATTACGGTTTCCAGTCGAACAAGAAGGACGCGGCCTGA